The Chroicocephalus ridibundus chromosome 2, bChrRid1.1, whole genome shotgun sequence genome includes a region encoding these proteins:
- the MC4R gene encoding melanocortin receptor 4: MNFTQHRGTLQPLHFWNHSYGPHGGASEPNAKGHSSGGCYEQLFVSPEVFVTLGIISLLENVLVIVAIAKNKNLHSPMYFFICSLAVADMLVSVSNGSETIVITLLNNTDTDAQSFTINIDNVIDSVICSSLLASICSLLSIAVDRYFTIFYALQYHNIMTVKRVGVIITCIWAACTVSGILFIIYSDSSVVIICLISMFFTMLILMASLYVHMFMMARMHIKKIAVLPGTGPIRQGANMKGAITLTILIGVFVVCWAPFFLHLIFYISCPYNPYCVCFMSHFNFYLILIMCNSIIDPLIYAFRSQELRKTFKEIICCCSLRGLCDLPGKY, from the coding sequence ATGAATTTCACCCAGCACCGTGGGACACTCCAGCCACTCCATTTCTGGAACCACAGCTATGGACCACACGGAGGTGCCAGCGAGCCCAATGCAAAGGGCCATTCCTCTGGAGGCTGCTATGAGCAACTCTTTGTATCCCCCGAAGTGTTTGTGACTCTGGGCATCATCAGCTTGCTGGAGAACGTCTTGGTCATTGTGGCGATAGCCAAGAACAAGAACCTCCATTCGCCCATGTACTTCTTCATCTGTAGCTTGGCAGTGGCTGACATGCTAGTGAGTGTATCTAACGGATCAGAAACTATTGTCATCACGCTGCTAAACAATACAGACACAGATGCACAGAGCTTTACCATAAACATTGACAATGTCATTGACTCAGTGATTTGCAGTTCCTTGCTTGCATCAATTTGCAGCCTCCTCTCAATAGCAGTGGACAGGTACTTTACTATCTTTTATGCCCTCCAGTACCATAATATCATGACCGTGAAGCGCGTAGGGGTCATCATCACATGCATCTGGGCTGCTTGCACAGTCTCAGGCATTTTGTTCATCATCTACTCTGACAGCAGTGTTGTCATCATCTGCCTTATTAGCATGTTCTTCACTATGCTCATTCTCATGGCATCCCTCTATGTCCACATGTTCATGATGGCTCGGATGCATATCAAAAAGATTGCTGTTCTTCCAGGGACTGGCCCTATTCGCCAAGGGGCCAACATGAAAGGGGCCATCACTCTCACCATCCTGATTGGAGTTTTTGTTGTGTGCTGGGCTCCATTTTTCCTGCACCTGATTTTCTACATCTCCTGCCCCTACAACCCTTACTGTGTGTGCTTCATGTCCCACTTCAACTTCTACCTCATCCTTATTATGTGCAATTCCATCATTGATCCACTCATCTATGCATTCCGGAGTCAGGAGCTCAGGAAAACATTCAAGGAGATTATATGCTGCTGTAGCCTGAGAGGGCTTTGTGATTTGCCTGGCAAATATTAA